In Candidatus Zixiibacteriota bacterium, the DNA window AATGAGTACGAACGAAACTCAGAGGGTTAGTACGACCAAACTCATACAATCAGCAATTAAAACAATGACAGGAGAAGGAACACTATGATTTCACGAATGATCGCTCTGTTTGTGTGTATGGCACTGGCATTAATAGCCGGCGCCTGCCAAGAGAATAAAAACCCCATGAATTATGCCGACAACTTCTCGGCGAGGGCCAACAACGAAAACGCCGCGCTGAGTCCGGCGGCCTCTGCTCCTGATCCGTCGGGGCAGGTGACGATATCGGCAGGCAGCAAATCACTGACGTTCTGGCCATTCACATCGAACAACTTCGAGGGAGAACCGCAAGACCCGATTAACCTAATCTTTTTTGGGAAATGCGATCCAAGACAAATTCGCGCCGCATTAATGGGTCTGGATGGTGACCGATCGGCATTGGGCTTTCCGGCTGTTGCGCCCTTTAACTCACGATGGGATGATGCTATTGGAGATGTTCAAACCAGTTACGGCGATGGCGGATGGACCGGCGGCGTTATTCAACTCGCCTGCGGTGATTATATGTCAGTCCGTTTTCATTTACGACTGTTTACTATGGGCGAGTGGACGGTCGGCAATGTTCATTTTGAAGCATTGATCCCCGGCACGGCCGATCACCAAGTCCTCAATTGGGAAGTTGCCGAGCAGTTCGTGGTCGGTGATTTTTTCCGAAGCGGCTTGCTTGACGCAACTACTCCGGTAATCCAGACCGAGCAGATAAATCCCTCTCCATTTCGAACGATACCAGCAATTATCTATAATGGTCTCCCGCACGAATTACAGGGACTTATCGGAGGACCGATTGGACAGGTGCAAAACGACGTTCCGATAGGAACCGACGGCCATGCGATGATTTTGAATCTTGCTCATGCCGTTCCCGTAGTTCCCGAAACCAAGGTTCAGGAATTCGTAGTGTTTTACGACCAGGTCATTCCGAAACCATTCTGCAACGATGGCGATGATTACCTCTACGCGCAGGGACCGGTTACACTCGAACAGGTAGTGACAATAACTCATGATCTCAATTATGAGTTATCTTTCAAAGCTGAAGGCACATTGACCCTGACTCCGGTCAATCCGTTGGACGGTCAGCCCCTTGGTCCATCTCTGAGGGCGAAAGTAATGGAAAAACATAGGGGACGATTCACAACACGTAACTGGACAGTGGGCAGTTCCAAGCTGCAAAAGATCACTCCCGCCAACGCGCCAGGGGCGGGCTCGCTCAAAAGCGATCTTGAAATAAACTCAAATGGCAAAAACGACTACTCTATTTTCATCCGGTGCGCCGATGAGGCGATCGCTGGGAAATAGAGCTCATTGACATTAAGACGGGCGCCAGAAGGTTGGTTTTCTGCCCATATCTCTGGCGCCGCGAATAGGAGAAGAAGAAACATGAAATATTATTTATCTTCGTCGGCCTTTATGTTCTGCATACTTGCGATTCTTAGCGCAGACAGCGCCACAGCCGCTTCGAAACGGTCAGCGGCAGAGCTTGCAGGTCTGCCTGCCGTCGACAGCGCGCTCAAGATTACAAAGGTGCACACACCGGTCAGTTTTCCGCGTCTGATCACAGGGCTGGGTATTGGGCTCGCTACGGCCGGTACATCTTCGATCAAATCAGGATTGGATACCGTGCTGGCCTCATATGGAGTTGCTGGCAACTCCCGTATTGGTGAGCCGTCCACTTCAATTACCGCGGGTTTCCGCTTTCAATTCTCGGAGCGGCTAGGAATCTTTTTAGATTTTCTAAATGGAGGCACCCCGAACGCAAACCAGTTCATCAAATCGGCCGCCAGTGTCGGGTTAGTTGTGACTCCGTTTCGAACTCGCACCGGTTCCGCCGCTGTTTCGTTTGGAAGCGGTATAACGGTTCAGAAACTCGAGTCACATACTACCTATAACCTCCCCATACCCTCCAGCTTTGGCACACTGGAATACATTAGGATCGAAACACACAGTACTCTCGGCGTCCCGCTGGTTGCGATGCTGGAATTGCCCGCCGCCGCGACCTCACGATACAGCATGATATTCACTGCGCGGCACGTCTTCTCACCCGACGCCAAAGTGGAGGAAAACTACTCCCCCGGCACAAATTTTAAGGTCAATATGTCGGGAAACTACTTTTCCATAATGCTGAACGCTGGCATAAATTAGATTTTAGGTTTATAGAAAGAAGAGAGACTATTATGAAAAAGATAACGCCTTCAACAATTACATTGATTCTGATGACATTTCTTATGCTCAATAGTTGCGTACCCTACCGGCAGTGGGTGCCGCCACAGGGTCTGACAGCGAACACTAAAGGCCGCATGGAAGTTCTGACAAGGAACGGCAATGTCTATCGATTATCCAATGGACGTTTTATGAATTACAATATCTTGGGGTTAGGATCGGTGACAACAACCGAAAATAAGACAGATGCATTTGGGGGAAGTATCCCATTGGACAGTATTGCGCTTGTGCAGGTGCACCGCGAAGATCTGTTCGCTGGCCTGTTATCTACGGCGAGCACACTCGCAGTCGTCGTCTTGGGCATTGTTGCAACTGCCGAAGGCCAGACTGGGGTGACTGTCGGTATCCGTTACCCTCCTAGCTCCGGCGGCGGGTGGGGTTCCTGTCCGCTCGCTTATTCGCTCAAGGATGACAGCCTTCATCTCGAATCCGAAACCTATGTAGGCGCAATTTGCGGCAAACTTGAGCGAACTGCAACCGATGTGCTGAGACACTTAGGGCCATCTGGTGACAGTCTGACTCTCAGTATTCGAAACGACTCGCCTGAAACTCATCTGACCAATTCGGTGAGCCTGATGGCAGTAGATCATCCGTTAGGGACAGAGGTCGTTACAGATATCTACGGCACACTACATACCGTTGGAGATCGTATTCCCTGCAGAATGGCTCGCGATGAACGAGGGCGCGATGTCACATCGCTGGTCGTATCCAGAGATAGCTCTTCGTATACAGCCAATCTGATTGAAATCGATCCTGAAAATGAGGAAGATCTTCGCGATGCCGTCACAGTTGAATTTAACTGTCCGCCCGAAGCACGCCGCGCCAAACTTATCGTGACCTGCATGAACTCAGACCTTGCCGACTACGCTCTCAACAAGCTCTTCTCGTTGCGCGGTCCATCAAAACTGCAGTACTATCACAAGCTCGACAATGACCGATCTGAATTTTTTAAGCTGGTTGGATGGATGTTTCGCGAGGGCGGGCTTGAAGTTTCGGTGTGGGATAATGACCATTGGGTCCGCAATGGTTCAATTGCAGGAGTAGGCGGACGAGTCTTTGGCGAGCGAATAGTTTTAATTGATCTTGCGGTAACTGACAGTAAAGTCCGTGTGAAACTTGAAGGGACATCCGGACTGTGGAAGGTCGATGCGGTTGAAATAGATTACTCCGAAGATGCCGCGTTCGAGCTTACGGAAGCTCACTTGCGTCAGGCGCTGACAAACAAGGGGGAAAATATTGCGTCAATTCTCGCTGACCAGGATCAGGACTACTTCCGGACAATCACAGATGAATGGGTCAATTTGTCATTTGATACTGTTAAGATCAAGTCCGGCTTCAGCCGAAGCTACATTTTGAAAACGACCGGCCACTACTTCGGCTGGTTTGAACAGGATGATCAGGACAATAGCGCTGTAGCCGATCGCATTTTGACCGAGCCATTGTACGGAAGTAAGCTCTATCTCAAAGACTGGCTGCGGGCGAAAGCGACGGTTGCGAAAAAATAAGCTTCGAAGAAAGGACCGCCTGCCTTCACACCATGGTGGACAGTGGTTCCGCCTTGGGTGTCAGTCTCGACGCGCTATTTTTACACTGACCGGGGAAGCTTAAGACATGAGTAAGGTCACTTGCGCTGAAATTTTCACTTTTCTCATTGGTCGATTCCATTAGTCTAAATGGATGAAAATGAATAATACCATTAGTAAAAGTGTAACGAAGTATTTTATCATTCAGTCACCCTTGATAACAAAGGGGACAGTGCAGAGAACTATCGACAGGCACACAAGCAGTGTCAGGTTCTCGACAAAATAAGGCGCGACACACAACAGGGCTCCTGAGAGCATCGGCAGCCACCGGCGTTGCTTTTTGCCATAGATGAAAAATCCGGAGCCAACCGATCCGGTGATGAGCCCGATAAGGAGAGTGGTTCCGGTCATTGTCTTTTCGTCCAGCGCTTAACGTTATTGATAGGTCAAACATATATACCTGCCGCAGGGAATTTTTCATCAAGGATTCACCGGGGCAGGTTACTTTACGTTTGACAGGATCATAGTAAATATATCGGGAGAAGATTGGCTGAGCATGAGCCCAACCAGTTGGGACTATTTGTCAAACAAGAGTCGTAATGCTCGAATCAGCGAAATCAATGCGGCTGTCCGGCCTTGATGAATGGTTGAGCAGACTCCTTCACAAACGCCTCTTTTTTCCGTTTGGTCCATCCTTTAATCTGCCATTCTCTTTTGAGAGCAAGTGATCGCGAACTGCACTGTTCTGTGTAGACCACATTGACCGGTAGACGAGCGCGAGTGTATTTGGCTGCATTACCAGCGTTGTGCGCACGAAGCCGCTCGTCTATATCAGTTGTTATTCCGGTATACAGACTATTATCGCGGCAGCGAAGAATGTAGAGTTTGAGCGGCTTTTTGTGCGCTGACATATTTTACAATCCGTGCATATCGTTTTGACGTATACTCTCTTGCCAGTCGGGCAATTCAATGTCTTCTCATCTACTATTATGATACCGCGTTCACTGAGCGAGGTCAAATGTTCTCGTTGAAGTCCTATATGGCAATATAAATTGTTGGGCGGCTGTAAAGAAGAATGTAACTCCAGAAAAAGTGAACCGTCAGGTGACACTTCTGCCTCGCTCAAATCGCGTCGCAAGCGAGAGCTGAGGGAACGGTTCTACCACTGCCCATGCGCCACCGAAAAGACCGCTTAGTCGAATTCATTCCTGGGATCGGCGGGGACCTGCGCCAATCCAATCCGACCCATTGCTATATTCGCTTGACTGTAGCTTTCTCCTTTCATCGGAGCGCCATGAAGACGCCGGAGCATCGCCAGTTGTCCGGTATGCGTCAGGGCATCGGCAATCGGCCCTTGGAAGATTTTCGTCAGATCCGTTGCAATCGGCCCCTCTGTAGAGAGTGCATCATCGAACTTGCCAAGTGCTTTAAAAAAGCGTTCGCATTCCTGCGTCCAAGGGAGAGGCGTGGCATCGTTCCACTTGATATTCCCGCTCACCATGGTGAATGCCCAGTCGAACACATCCCCCATGTGCGCCACAACCTGAACCGGAGTTTTTGAGGTAGGCCCCGGTTTAAAATCTGCAAATGACTCCGGTGCTCCGCGCATTGTCTTGGCCGCGCGGTATGCGAGAGTGGCTATTGTGTGTCTGAGAAACTCTCTATCGGTCATAAACTCTCCTGTTGGTATTCGCACCGTCTTGGCTCATCCGGAGCCGGGTGTTCCATTTCAATGTTCCGTCGGGCCTTGCCCATACCGAGGCTTTACCGAGGGATAAGTGTAACCTGAAGGAACATTTTTAACAAGATCACTTTAGAAATCTTCGAATTGCCTGAATTTTTGCCTAGTTCGCAAAATCGTTCTAAATAGCTCCCGCGGCAGGACTCGAACCTGCGACCCGCTGATTAACAGTCAGCTGCTCTACCAACTGAGCTACACGGGAGTGTCAGACAATGATTCAATTTGAACGACGCCCCCAAAAACAGCTACCCCGCTCTTGTGCTAACTGATTGTCTCACAAAAGCTCCGTAACCGCTTCAAAGGCAGGCAATAGTATATCCCTTTTCCGGCCGTTGTCAACGCCTTTTTCCGTCCTATTTTATCTATAATAAAAATTAAAATGCCCGCTTGAGCCTTGCGGAACAAATCAAAAAAACTCACGTACAACCGACCAGATATACGACCAACAACCACTTTTTTAAAGGAGTACTAACACTATGAAAAGGATTCTCCCGCAGTCTCTTATCTTTGCATTGGCTGTGCTTTTCATCGGCGGCGACACTATCGCCCAGACAAAATATCGCTCCAAACGCTCCCCGAACACCAATCATGCCCGCCTCGGTGTCTTTACCCAAACAGTCGATGACGACCTCGTGGACGCCTTCAAACTCAAAGTTGCTTATGGCGTCATTGTCAATTCCGTCGTCGATGACTCTCCCGCCGAAAAGGCCGGAATCGAAGAAGACGATATTATTATCGCCCTCAATGGCGACAGAATTACAGACGAAGATGAGCTTATTGCCAAAGTCTCTGCCGGAAAAGCCGGTGACGAAGTCACCGTCAAAATTATGCGCGACGGTAAAGAGCTGAACCTCAAAGCGACTCTTGATGAGCGCGATGACAACGATAATGACAATATGCGGATGTTTCGCAGTGATAATGCCCCTAAAGCCCCTCGCGCTCCGCAAACCCCAAATGCTCCGAATAGAATGAATACTTCTATGTCATTGCAGGGGTATATCGGCGTCTCGCTCTTTGAACTCAACGACCAGCTTTCGGACTATTTTGGCGTGACCGGCAAAGGCGGCGTGGTTGTGACCGAGGTCGAGAAAGATTCCCCGGCATCCAAGGCGGGTCTCAAAGCCGGCGATGTGATTATTTCAGCCGACGGCGATGAAATTTTTGATTCCGGCGATCTGCAATCGGTCATCCGCGACAAAAAAGACGGCGAAAAGGCCGAATTGTCTATCACTCGCAATAAAAATAAAATGATAATCTCGGTCACCGTCGAAGAGCGCGAATACGAATCGACCTGGGGAAATATGAATAACTTCTCGATACCCGATATGGGGAACTTCAATTTCAATATGCCAGCAATGCGCGGTCTCCATCGCGGGAATAATGATGACGGCTCATGGTCATTTGACTCTGATGAATACCAGCAAAGCATGAAAAAACTTCAGGCCGAGCTCGAAGAACTTCGCGCCCGGCTTCAGGCTCTTGAAAAGAAATAGACTTCTCGTTCTTAATACGGTGATGGCACAGCCCGCCAAAATCACAGAGGAACCCCGCTTCGGCGGGGTTTTTTAATAAATACAAGCTTGCCCCGTGTCGCATGATAATTCTATATTGATTTTACCATGGCGACTATAACAGTTGAACAACTCTACCTCTCGCGCACCAATGAACTTGAACTGACCCTCCTCAGTTCAAATTCCTCCGGCCTGCAAAAAGATATTCTCAATGCCGAAGTCCACCGGCCGGGACTTGCCCTCACCGGCTATTTCGAACGCTTTCCCAACAAACGCATTCAGGTCCTGGGTGAAACCGAGGTCGGCTACATGGCTCAGCTCGCCCAAGAACGCCTGCTTGAAATTTCGAATATGATGTTCGCCGCCGACATTCCGCTTGTGATAATATCCAAAGGGATCACGCCGCCGCTTGAGTTTATCGATTGCGGTGACAGGTATAACACGGCCATCATCTCCAGCCGATTGACAACGGCCGAGCTGACTAACCGGCTTTCGGCGTTTTTAGATCACAAATTTGCCCCTTCAACAAATGTCCATGGCACACTTGTCGATGTCTACGGTGTCGGACTGCTTTATACCGGCCGCTCGGGAATTGGAAAATCAGAAGTCGCCCTTGACCTCGTCGAGCGTGGGCATCGTTTGGTCGCCGATGATATCTGCAAGATTACTCGTGTGGCTCCCGATGTCATTATCGGCTCAGGCTCGGAACTGCTTGGGCATCATATGGAAATTCGCGGCGTGGGGATTATCGACCTTGAGGAGCTTTTCGGTATCCGCGCCATTCGTCTGCAGAAGCGTGTCGAAGTCGAAGTTCATCTGACCACATGGGATGAAACCGCGACCTATGAGCGGCTGGGGCTTGAAGACAACACGACAACTATTCTGGGGGTGCAAATCCCGATTCTCAATGTGCCGATATCGCCGGGGAAAAACATCACAGTTATATCCGAAGTTATCGCCATGAATCATATGCTCAAAGTCTATGGCGAAAACTCGGCGGTCGAATTTTCGAAAAAACTCTCTCAGCGTCTCTCCCGCCAATCGACTACCAAAGAGTACCTCGAATCCGATTACGAGTGATTTATGCTCATAATTGAAGCTATCCTTACCTCCCCATAAAATTCACCCGCCCCAATCTCTCAACTGGGACGGGCTTCCCCCCCACTGCGGGCGAATGCACACACGTCCTCCCGCGAGGGAAGGGTTATGTGTCATAAATTTTATGTATAGCAAAAGCTCCGGTCACGAGAACAGGCGCTCAAGTTGCCTGTGAGGCAACGATGGCGGATAAACAGCAAGACTTATACCGTTTCATGTTCGGTAAGCCTGATGCTTAGTCAGTGTGCGCGAGGAATTAACAACAGTCAGAGACGCAATTATAAAATCTTGAAGCCTTAATGTCAAGACAATAGTTGAAGTTGTGCGACATCTTTCATAGAAAAAATCATTTATGCATGGAATCGGGCTTTTATTCGTGCCGGTTTTTCAGTAAAATATGTCGAGTTTAACAAAAGAGGAAAATGGCAAAGCACACAATTACCCTTATCCCGGGCGATGGCATCGGCCCCGAAGTTACCGCCGCAACTGTGCGAATACTGGATGCCGCCCGAGTGGATATTGACTGGGATTACCAGCTTGGAGGACTCCAGGCGATTGAAAAATTTGGCTCGACCGTTCCCGATTCGCTTATTGAGTCCATTAGCAAAAATAAGATTGCTCTCAAAGGCCCCCTTACAACACCAATCGGCAAAGGCTTCAAATCGGCCAATGTCACTCTGAGACAAAAGCTGGACCTCTATGTGAATCTCCGTCCGGTCAAATCGATAAGCGGTCTGAATCGGCGCTACCATAATGTGAATTTGATAGTCGTGCGGGAAAACACCGAGGATCTCTATGCCGGCATAGAAACTGTCGTCTCGCCGGGCGTGACCCATGCCACAAAAGTAGTCACCGAAAAGGCATCGCGGCGGATTGCCAAATGGGCATTCGAATATGCCCGCGCCAATGGCCGCAAAAAGATTACGCTCGTTCACAAGGCCAATATCATGAAAATCACCGATGGGCTATTTCTGTCGGTTTTTGAGGAGGTCGCAAAAGACTATCCAGACATTGTCTCAAACAATCGGATAATCGACGCGCTCTGTATGGATTTGGTCCTGGATCCGACCCAATACGATATGCTCGTATTGGGCAATCTTTTCGGGGACATTGTCTCAGATTTGGCCGCCGGACTTGTCGGAGGATTGGGACTTGTCCCGGGCGCAAATATCGGCGAGAATTGCGCCCTGTTTGAGGCCGTTCATGGCACCGCGCCGGATATTGCCGGAAAAAATATCGCCAATCCGAGTGCGCTTATTTTTTCCGCCGTGCTGATGCTTCGCCATATCGGGGAGCACGAAGCCGCCAATAAAATCTGGCGGGCGATGATCTACACTCTGGCTGTTGACAATCACCTGACCCGCGATCTAGGCGGCACCTGCTCGACTGATGAGTTCGCCAACCAGATTATCCGTGAACTGAATTAGCGATATTAGAGAATTCTCTTAAAAAAATCCTACCGTTTCAGCAAAACTTACTTTTGCCCTTGGCGATTTCGGGCAATAGTATATATTTATTCAGGCGAAACGAAAGGATAGGCTATGGCAACAGACGGACTTATATGTTGGAATTGTGGGAAACCAACCGGCATTGCCGACCGGGTTAACCGAGCTGATGCCTGTGTTGCCTGCCTTGCTGATCTGCGTTGTTGCCGCGGATGCCGGCATTTTGACCCGACCCGACGCTTTCAGTGCATGGAACCGATCGAGACCAATATCCCTCACAAAGAGAAAAGTAATTTCTGTGATTTCTTCCAGATGCGTCTGGCCATTAAAGGACCCGGTGGACTTGTGAAAAAAACGGACACGAAAGATTCGCTCAAGAAAAAATTCGACGATCTCTTTAGCGACTGAATCCGGGTATAAGGCTCAGCAGAATATCTTTAATTTTCGTGTGGTCCGCCGCGGCGGACTGTCGCGCACAGTGTGGCCGTCAGGTCACACTCACATCTTCGATGTGTGCAAGACCTAACGGAACATCAACTGAAATTGCTTCATCGCGCCTCAGAAGTCATTCCTCGCAATGACTCATTGCAATGTCACCCCAGCGCCTGCCCGCTGTGGTGGGAAAGCTAGGGGGTCCATCTTCTCTTCAGTCTTGTACCACACTCAGCCGTGACGGACGGTGTGATTTTAACGTTGGTGTCGGGCAGAGAAGACTCGTGGGGCATAAGAATGACCCGCGCTCCAAGACGAAGAGAACTGAGATTGCCGCGTTTCGCTTTAGAAAGCGAAACGCGGCAATGACGGGTTGTGAGCCTGTTTCGATATCCCCCCTTACTCCGTCAGTTCTGCTCGGATCTTGCCGGACTCGGCTTGGATAAGTCTCTCCTCCACACCCACAGCCCGCAAAAGGAATTCCGAGAGCCCGACTGCCGCTTCGGCCTCTTCATAGCAGACCGATGTTGCGCCCAAATCTTCAAGCATCACCCTCTCTGCCAGATAGCGCGCTCTGACCAGAATAACGATACTGTCGTTCAGTTCTCTCGCGATCGATATGACCGGTATGCGGCTCAACAAATCGGGAATAGTGATAATAAGAAATTTCGCCTGTACCACCCCTGCGGCGGTGAGGATTTCAGGCCGCGCGGCATCGCCGTAAATGGATGTTATCCCCTGTGTGTTGAGCCTGTCGACCGTATCGATATTGAGTTCGACCACAACCGGATGAATGCCAAAATCCTCGAGTATCCGAGTAACCGTCTGACCCACCGGCCCATAGCCGATAACAATAGCGCGGTTTGTTTCATCCTCGGTGGAGAGCTTGGCAATGGCATCGATATTTGACTTTTTTGCACGGGCATCGGCTCGCTTGTGAAGCAACTTCCAAAGCGCCGGTCTGCCCCGCAACCACTTTTCAATTCCGGTAGATGCCCGAAAGAGCAATGGATTCACACTTATTGTGATAAGGGCTGCGGCGATAAGGGCATTCTGGCCGTCCTGCGAGAACAACCCAAGATTTAATGCGGTCGAGGAGAGAATGAAAGAGAACTCGCCTATCTGCGATAGAGCCAGTGCAACGGTAATGGCAGTTCGCACAGAATAGCCCAACAAAATAACCAGAACAAGCGCGATGAACGGTTTGGCGATGAGAATTATAGCCAGCACGGCGACAATCAAACCGGGATTGGCAATCAAGAAACTCGGATCAAAGAGCATTC includes these proteins:
- a CDS encoding amino acid transport protein is translated as MTGTTLLIGLITGSVGSGFFIYGKKQRRWLPMLSGALLCVAPYFVENLTLLVCLSIVLCTVPFVIKGD
- a CDS encoding GIY-YIG nuclease family protein, which codes for MSAHKKPLKLYILRCRDNSLYTGITTDIDERLRAHNAGNAAKYTRARLPVNVVYTEQCSSRSLALKREWQIKGWTKRKKEAFVKESAQPFIKAGQPH
- a CDS encoding PDZ domain-containing protein, giving the protein MKRILPQSLIFALAVLFIGGDTIAQTKYRSKRSPNTNHARLGVFTQTVDDDLVDAFKLKVAYGVIVNSVVDDSPAEKAGIEEDDIIIALNGDRITDEDELIAKVSAGKAGDEVTVKIMRDGKELNLKATLDERDDNDNDNMRMFRSDNAPKAPRAPQTPNAPNRMNTSMSLQGYIGVSLFELNDQLSDYFGVTGKGGVVVTEVEKDSPASKAGLKAGDVIISADGDEIFDSGDLQSVIRDKKDGEKAELSITRNKNKMIISVTVEEREYESTWGNMNNFSIPDMGNFNFNMPAMRGLHRGNNDDGSWSFDSDEYQQSMKKLQAELEELRARLQALEKK
- the hprK gene encoding HPr(Ser) kinase/phosphatase, which produces MATITVEQLYLSRTNELELTLLSSNSSGLQKDILNAEVHRPGLALTGYFERFPNKRIQVLGETEVGYMAQLAQERLLEISNMMFAADIPLVIISKGITPPLEFIDCGDRYNTAIISSRLTTAELTNRLSAFLDHKFAPSTNVHGTLVDVYGVGLLYTGRSGIGKSEVALDLVERGHRLVADDICKITRVAPDVIIGSGSELLGHHMEIRGVGIIDLEELFGIRAIRLQKRVEVEVHLTTWDETATYERLGLEDNTTTILGVQIPILNVPISPGKNITVISEVIAMNHMLKVYGENSAVEFSKKLSQRLSRQSTTKEYLESDYE
- a CDS encoding isocitrate/isopropylmalate dehydrogenase family protein, whose product is MAKHTITLIPGDGIGPEVTAATVRILDAARVDIDWDYQLGGLQAIEKFGSTVPDSLIESISKNKIALKGPLTTPIGKGFKSANVTLRQKLDLYVNLRPVKSISGLNRRYHNVNLIVVRENTEDLYAGIETVVSPGVTHATKVVTEKASRRIAKWAFEYARANGRKKITLVHKANIMKITDGLFLSVFEEVAKDYPDIVSNNRIIDALCMDLVLDPTQYDMLVLGNLFGDIVSDLAAGLVGGLGLVPGANIGENCALFEAVHGTAPDIAGKNIANPSALIFSAVLMLRHIGEHEAANKIWRAMIYTLAVDNHLTRDLGGTCSTDEFANQIIRELN
- a CDS encoding cation:proton antiporter, with product MHSFDLILMLAIGFSAALIFGYITQRLGLSPILGYLLAGIVVGPFTPGFVAHAELAGQLAEFGVILLMFGVGLHFHLKDLIAVRKIAIPGAVGQIVTATVLGALVATFWGWSLGSGIILGVAISVASTVVLTRVLMDNNVLDSPQGHIAVGWLIVEDIFTVLVLVLLPAFASSVNAENGGSNIFLALGSAVLKLVVLSAIVLVAGKRAIPWLLTQVARTRSRELFTLTVLALALAIASGSAIIFGASFALGAFLAGMVVGQSKAGLQAAADALPMRDAFAVLFFISVGMLFDPSFLIANPGLIVAVLAIILIAKPFIALVLVILLGYSVRTAITVALALSQIGEFSFILSSTALNLGLFSQDGQNALIAAALITISVNPLLFRASTGIEKWLRGRPALWKLLHKRADARAKKSNIDAIAKLSTEDETNRAIVIGYGPVGQTVTRILEDFGIHPVVVELNIDTVDRLNTQGITSIYGDAARPEILTAAGVVQAKFLIITIPDLLSRIPVISIARELNDSIVILVRARYLAERVMLEDLGATSVCYEEAEAAVGLSEFLLRAVGVEERLIQAESGKIRAELTE